The following proteins are co-located in the Desulfoscipio sp. XC116 genome:
- a CDS encoding Coenzyme F420 hydrogenase/dehydrogenase, beta subunit C-terminal domain, translated as MKMNNYWSKSLCHGCTACKAVCPVNAINMIPDQEGFLYPVINESECIMCGRCESVCQINKKNDRLINKVMPQQCYAIKHIDGNVRQQSSSGGAFTLITDYLIDKLGAVCYGACFDENMYVQHKALYSKEHRNKARGSKYVQSDLKNTYKEINEILARGKFVLFSGTPCQVAGLQKYLNVVGANIDKLITLDIICTGTPSPMIWSSYINEIKEKYNSEVTAYSFRYKPVGWRYYPIMAELRDGKKVVNTLFLRTFINIFFSFNALRPSCYQCTFASGERVADITMGDFWQVDKTFPEYADNKGISLVLLNSSKGCELFNRIKNLAEIRQCDIDIAFKGQRNLNRCTEEPSSRKQFWQDYLRGGFAQIASKYGGYNFIGWIKQNLKIILTLLNLRK; from the coding sequence ATGAAAATGAATAATTATTGGAGTAAATCTTTGTGTCACGGCTGTACAGCCTGCAAAGCGGTGTGTCCGGTAAATGCAATCAACATGATACCTGATCAAGAAGGTTTCTTATATCCGGTTATTAATGAATCTGAGTGCATTATGTGTGGGCGTTGCGAGTCTGTGTGCCAGATCAATAAAAAGAATGACAGATTAATAAACAAAGTTATGCCACAACAGTGCTATGCTATTAAGCATATAGACGGTAACGTTAGGCAGCAAAGTTCCTCTGGTGGCGCTTTTACACTGATTACTGATTATTTAATTGACAAGTTGGGCGCTGTTTGCTATGGGGCATGTTTTGATGAAAATATGTATGTTCAACATAAAGCATTGTATTCAAAAGAACATAGAAATAAAGCACGGGGATCAAAATATGTACAAAGTGACTTAAAGAATACCTATAAAGAAATAAATGAGATACTAGCTCGTGGAAAATTTGTGTTATTTTCTGGCACACCATGTCAGGTTGCTGGACTGCAAAAATATTTGAATGTCGTGGGTGCTAACATAGACAAGCTTATTACCTTAGATATTATTTGTACTGGAACACCTTCTCCAATGATATGGAGTAGTTATATTAATGAGATAAAAGAAAAATATAATTCTGAAGTAACAGCTTATTCTTTCAGATACAAGCCTGTCGGATGGAGATATTATCCAATCATGGCGGAATTACGTGATGGGAAGAAGGTTGTAAACACATTATTCTTAAGAACATTTATAAATATATTTTTTTCTTTTAATGCGTTGCGACCTTCTTGTTATCAATGCACTTTTGCCTCTGGAGAAAGGGTTGCGGATATTACTATGGGTGATTTTTGGCAGGTTGATAAGACATTTCCAGAGTATGCAGATAATAAGGGGATTTCCTTAGTATTATTGAACAGCTCAAAAGGATGCGAACTGTTCAATAGAATAAAAAATTTAGCAGAAATAAGACAATGTGACATAGATATTGCATTCAAAGGCCAAAGAAATTTAAATCGTTGTACAGAAGAACCTTCTTCAAGAAAGCAATTTTGGCAGGATTATTTAAGAGGAGGATTCGCTCAAATCGCGTCCAAATATGGTGGCTACAATTTTATAGGCTGGATTAAACAAAATTTAAAAATAATACTGACTTTACTTAATTTAAGAAAATGA
- a CDS encoding HAD family hydrolase produces the protein MAKPVIALMYDFDKTLCTKDMQEYSFILKVQMSPADFWIESNALAKDKKMDKILAYMYLMLKKANAADQPIRRQDFVELGKDLEYFPGVEDWFSRITHFVEDMDVIVEHYIISSGLKEIIEGSSIYGFFSNVFACEFLYDVNGVACWPKNSVNYTTKTQFLFRINKGVLDLSNDSDLNKYTPEDDRPIPFRNMIYIGDGLTDVPCMKLVKTNGGYSIAVYKEGERGKVEELILHERVDFLALADYSENSALDKVVKDIILKMVMVDSLKRKNKKQISMISAK, from the coding sequence ATGGCTAAGCCGGTCATTGCCTTAATGTATGATTTTGATAAAACTCTTTGCACGAAAGATATGCAAGAATATAGTTTTATTCTCAAAGTCCAGATGAGCCCGGCTGATTTCTGGATTGAGTCAAATGCGCTTGCAAAAGATAAAAAAATGGATAAAATTTTAGCATATATGTATCTAATGCTAAAAAAGGCAAATGCCGCTGACCAACCAATTAGACGACAAGATTTTGTAGAGTTGGGAAAAGACTTAGAATATTTCCCAGGTGTTGAGGATTGGTTTTCTAGAATAACTCATTTCGTAGAGGATATGGATGTAATCGTTGAGCATTACATAATTTCTTCTGGTCTCAAAGAAATAATTGAAGGTTCAAGTATTTATGGTTTTTTTAGTAATGTGTTTGCCTGTGAATTTTTATATGATGTTAACGGTGTTGCTTGTTGGCCCAAAAACTCTGTTAATTATACCACGAAGACACAATTTCTTTTTCGTATAAATAAAGGGGTGTTGGATCTTTCTAATGACAGCGATTTGAATAAATATACACCGGAAGATGATAGACCGATCCCGTTTAGAAATATGATTTATATAGGTGATGGGCTCACTGACGTCCCCTGCATGAAACTAGTAAAGACAAATGGAGGTTATTCCATTGCTGTGTATAAGGAAGGTGAGCGGGGCAAAGTTGAGGAACTAATTCTACATGAAAGAGTGGATTTTTTAGCCCTTGCGGATTATTCTGAAAATAGTGCACTTGATAAGGTCGTGAAAGATATTATTCTGAAGATGGTTATGGTTGATAGTCTTAAAAGAAAAAATAAAAAGCAAATTAGTATGATCAGTGCTAAATAG
- a CDS encoding UDP-glucose/GDP-mannose dehydrogenase family protein — MYKISVAGTGYVGLVAGVCFAEVGHQVTCVDIDEQKINMLKQGISPIYETGLEELLRKNYAVGRLRFTTDYIQAYQDADAVFVGVGTPEQPDGSANLSYIATVARQIAETIEKDCLVVVKSTVPVGTNDKVEQFIHDFLVNDVRVEVASNPEFLAQGTAVRDTLEAARIIIGADSKWAEDMLMKIYEPFNLPIVSVSRRSAEMIKYASNDFLALKISYMNDIANLCELVGADIQDVARGMSFDERIGSKFLNAGIGYGGSCFPKDTKALDYLAGQHGYELRTVKAAIKVNDDQKTVLYRKAANRLITFDGLKVAVLGLTFKSGTDDLREAPSLDNIPLLLQRGARVYAYDPVGSDNFRQRYPESEYKIKYVEKPEEALSGANVCFIFTEWDEIKAVKPDAYQKLMRTPLVYDGRNIYEIEDMKDAGVEYYSIGRQAVVENKAAKLNNSHNASHRLYSA; from the coding sequence ATGTACAAAATCTCAGTAGCCGGCACAGGTTATGTCGGACTAGTGGCCGGAGTGTGTTTTGCCGAGGTTGGCCATCAGGTTACCTGTGTCGATATAGATGAGCAAAAAATTAATATGTTAAAGCAAGGCATCTCTCCCATCTATGAAACAGGCTTGGAGGAGTTGCTGCGGAAAAATTACGCTGTTGGCAGGCTTAGGTTTACCACGGATTATATCCAAGCTTATCAAGATGCCGATGCCGTTTTCGTCGGCGTGGGGACTCCTGAACAACCCGACGGTTCGGCCAATCTTTCCTACATAGCTACTGTTGCTAGGCAAATCGCGGAAACTATAGAGAAAGACTGTCTGGTAGTGGTAAAATCAACCGTACCCGTTGGTACGAATGACAAGGTGGAGCAGTTTATTCATGATTTCCTGGTTAACGATGTAAGGGTAGAAGTGGCCAGCAACCCCGAATTTCTGGCCCAGGGCACGGCGGTGCGGGATACCCTGGAAGCGGCCAGAATCATCATTGGCGCCGACAGTAAATGGGCGGAAGATATGCTCATGAAAATATATGAACCATTTAATCTACCAATTGTATCGGTAAGCAGGAGATCGGCGGAGATGATTAAATATGCATCCAACGACTTCCTGGCTCTCAAAATATCCTACATGAACGACATCGCCAATCTTTGTGAGCTGGTGGGCGCGGATATACAGGACGTAGCCCGGGGCATGTCCTTCGATGAGCGTATCGGCAGTAAATTCCTAAACGCCGGTATCGGCTATGGCGGCAGCTGCTTTCCCAAGGACACCAAGGCACTGGATTATTTAGCCGGGCAGCACGGCTATGAACTGCGGACGGTGAAAGCTGCTATTAAGGTGAACGACGACCAGAAGACAGTACTATACCGGAAAGCCGCCAACCGGCTGATTACCTTTGACGGCCTGAAGGTAGCGGTATTGGGGCTGACCTTCAAGTCTGGAACAGATGATTTACGGGAAGCCCCGTCCCTGGATAATATTCCGCTATTGCTGCAGCGTGGGGCGCGGGTATATGCTTATGACCCTGTGGGCAGTGATAATTTTAGGCAGAGGTATCCGGAGAGTGAGTATAAAATTAAGTATGTGGAGAAACCGGAAGAAGCGCTTTCCGGCGCCAACGTTTGCTTTATCTTCACTGAATGGGACGAGATTAAAGCGGTTAAGCCGGATGCTTATCAAAAACTGATGCGAACGCCCCTGGTATACGACGGCAGAAATATATATGAAATCGAAGATATGAAAGATGCGGGCGTGGAGTATTATTCCATTGGCAGACAAGCTGTGGTGGAAAATAAGGCTGCCAAGTTGAATAATTCGCATAACGCAAGCCACCGCCTATATAGTGCTTAG
- a CDS encoding polysaccharide pyruvyl transferase family protein — MKVCIITLHRVKNYGSVLQAYATQVLFNDAGYETEFIDYYRENDTDTYAENNLGQNIVNRLIDAKVHRRFHSILSNIVKKMLIPSMKINNYIFNSFVSNRLKCTEIKYFSYKELVDAVPIADAFCVGSDQVWNSIYNGGILSTYYLDFVQPEKIKFSFASSIGMDNLFETEQDEVQKKLLTFNFVSVREQSAIKMLKDIGITAKRIIDPTLLLPVNKWELLLKKNNIKYRYILVYVFGISKDVEKCIKEISTTLNLKVVRIGTQPYHKLKSGKVSINPSIEEFLTLFYYADYVITNSFHGIAFSVNFNKNFTVLLRDNFNYRILDFLELVNLQNRVYQGSDNSVCRQKINYKEVNSILDYERMLSRQYIDKVLGKINENE; from the coding sequence ATGAAAGTTTGTATAATAACACTTCACCGTGTGAAGAATTATGGTTCTGTACTTCAGGCATATGCTACGCAAGTGCTTTTTAATGATGCAGGATATGAAACCGAATTTATTGATTATTATCGCGAAAATGATACAGACACATATGCTGAAAATAATCTTGGCCAAAATATCGTTAACAGATTGATTGATGCAAAAGTACATAGAAGATTTCACAGTATACTAAGCAACATTGTTAAAAAAATGTTAATTCCTTCGATGAAGATAAATAATTATATTTTCAACAGCTTTGTTTCCAATAGGCTAAAATGCACGGAGATAAAATATTTTTCATACAAAGAACTTGTAGATGCAGTCCCGATAGCTGATGCGTTCTGTGTTGGAAGTGACCAAGTTTGGAATTCCATTTATAATGGAGGTATTTTGTCTACATATTATTTGGATTTTGTGCAGCCTGAAAAGATTAAATTCTCTTTTGCATCAAGTATAGGGATGGATAATTTATTTGAAACAGAACAAGATGAGGTACAAAAAAAGCTTTTAACATTTAATTTTGTATCAGTGCGGGAGCAATCCGCAATTAAGATGCTTAAGGATATTGGAATAACAGCAAAACGTATCATAGATCCAACATTACTTTTGCCTGTTAATAAATGGGAACTGCTACTTAAAAAAAATAACATAAAATACAGATATATACTTGTGTATGTTTTTGGCATATCTAAAGATGTAGAAAAATGTATTAAGGAGATATCTACCACATTAAACTTAAAGGTTGTAAGAATTGGAACACAACCATATCATAAATTGAAATCGGGAAAGGTTAGTATAAATCCAAGTATCGAGGAGTTTCTTACATTGTTTTATTATGCGGATTATGTAATAACAAATTCATTTCATGGAATAGCCTTTTCTGTAAACTTTAATAAAAATTTTACAGTATTGTTACGCGACAATTTTAATTATCGTATTTTGGATTTTTTAGAACTAGTTAATTTGCAAAATCGAGTTTATCAAGGAAGTGATAATTCCGTGTGCCGGCAAAAAATTAATTATAAAGAAGTTAATTCAATATTAGATTACGAGCGTATGTTAAGCAGGCAGTATATAGATAAAGTGTTAGGTAAAATTAATGAAAATGAATAA
- a CDS encoding SDR family NAD(P)-dependent oxidoreductase — MRSDYKELDKTKTYLITGAAGFIGYFLAKRLLERGCRVIGIDNINDYYDVALKHARLEELGKPTDSSGQFTFIKGDISDKEMVNHLFNKYRPNIVVNLAAQAGVRYSIENPDAYIQSNIIGFFNILEACRHSYAETNNPNSDYKGIEHLVYASSSSVYGANKKVPFAEDDFVDKPVSLYAATKKSNELMAYNYSHLYKIPATGLRFFTVYGPMGRPDMAYFSFSQKIMAGEPIKVFNHGDMYRDFTYIDDIVTGVEKILCNPPNEDEMQARHKVYNIGNNKPEQLMYFIETLEKALSKAVGRSVTARKEYLPMQMGDVPGTYADITALERDFDFKPSASIEDGLLKFAQWFIRGQA, encoded by the coding sequence ATGAGATCGGATTACAAAGAATTGGATAAAACAAAGACCTATCTAATTACCGGCGCAGCGGGCTTTATCGGCTATTTTCTGGCTAAAAGACTGCTGGAGCGGGGCTGCCGGGTGATTGGCATTGATAATATAAATGACTATTATGATGTGGCCCTAAAACACGCCAGACTTGAGGAACTTGGAAAACCGACTGACAGCAGCGGCCAATTCACCTTTATCAAGGGTGATATCTCTGACAAAGAAATGGTTAACCATCTTTTTAATAAGTATCGGCCCAATATCGTGGTGAATCTGGCTGCCCAAGCGGGAGTGCGTTACAGTATAGAAAATCCCGATGCTTATATCCAGAGCAACATCATCGGATTCTTTAACATATTAGAGGCCTGTCGCCATTCTTATGCTGAAACAAATAATCCGAACAGCGATTATAAGGGTATAGAACATCTTGTCTATGCTTCATCAAGTTCCGTCTACGGCGCCAATAAAAAAGTTCCCTTTGCCGAGGATGATTTCGTGGACAAACCCGTCTCCCTCTACGCGGCCACCAAAAAATCGAATGAACTGATGGCTTACAATTATAGCCACCTTTATAAGATACCGGCCACCGGATTAAGGTTCTTCACTGTTTACGGCCCTATGGGGCGTCCTGATATGGCTTATTTCTCCTTTAGTCAAAAGATAATGGCCGGAGAGCCGATTAAAGTTTTTAACCACGGCGATATGTACCGGGACTTCACCTACATTGACGATATCGTCACCGGGGTGGAGAAAATATTATGCAACCCGCCTAATGAAGATGAAATGCAAGCGCGGCATAAGGTGTACAATATTGGTAATAACAAGCCGGAACAGCTTATGTACTTCATTGAGACCTTGGAAAAGGCGCTGAGCAAGGCTGTGGGCAGAAGCGTAACGGCCAGGAAGGAGTACCTGCCCATGCAAATGGGTGATGTGCCCGGCACCTACGCCGACATTACCGCTCTGGAGCGAGATTTTGATTTTAAGCCCAGTGCGAGTATTGAGGATGGGCTGCTGAAGTTCGCCCAGTGGTTTATAAGGGGTCAGGCTTAA
- a CDS encoding SAVED domain-containing protein: MIAENNYDYELAISYAREDEKVVERFASEFQNIFADRVFLDKSKIYEFAGVKDFEGALASIYGMKARSVVIFYSKKYEEKHFTVIEFNAVIERLQKDKKLLCFIVSIGDVPVNEAIKKNHYFSYFIKNLDRDEQCKKIVAAIKETMMHNNLLQAKQIDQDIDLKIQSITSPNNRPSWEKNYNWCILLGEFMETDGRRLKAPYAWPDVLASLGKDFANFKKHIYKLGLDEIKINIILNCHLSLAYALGRWYGDIIEKRGNPNLVLQGTKNGTKFDFSRIVLPDTPLPMPEIKVLDGNKGSNDTVVILKICSGNEDMDFQVKYYCDNVIHLDYDQILYFKYNARIAEKAAGKHLKEIAEFIIQQISDKGSKLPGRKIHLFAGTMAALMFVLGGRSRYLGPVQLYEYNFNTQEYTPSLCTDNIFCWERESHA; the protein is encoded by the coding sequence ATGATCGCAGAAAATAATTATGATTATGAACTAGCTATTTCTTATGCCAGAGAGGATGAAAAAGTTGTAGAGAGGTTTGCCTCTGAATTTCAGAACATTTTTGCAGACCGTGTTTTTCTGGACAAAAGCAAAATCTATGAGTTTGCGGGGGTAAAGGATTTTGAAGGGGCTCTTGCTTCAATATATGGGATGAAAGCACGATCCGTTGTGATCTTTTACTCTAAAAAATATGAAGAAAAGCATTTCACAGTCATTGAGTTCAATGCAGTGATTGAACGGTTGCAAAAGGATAAAAAGCTCCTATGCTTTATCGTGAGTATTGGTGATGTTCCGGTAAATGAAGCCATAAAAAAGAACCACTATTTTTCTTACTTCATCAAAAATCTGGATCGCGATGAACAGTGCAAGAAAATCGTGGCGGCAATCAAAGAAACGATGATGCATAATAATTTATTGCAAGCCAAGCAAATAGACCAAGACATTGACTTGAAAATTCAATCCATCACAAGTCCAAATAATAGGCCTTCCTGGGAAAAAAATTATAATTGGTGCATTTTATTAGGGGAGTTTATGGAGACGGATGGAAGAAGATTAAAAGCGCCGTATGCATGGCCCGATGTTTTGGCCTCCCTTGGCAAAGATTTTGCTAATTTTAAAAAGCACATATATAAACTAGGGCTTGATGAGATTAAGATAAATATAATATTAAACTGCCATTTAAGCCTGGCTTATGCCTTGGGAAGATGGTATGGAGATATTATTGAAAAAAGGGGCAATCCCAATTTAGTTTTACAAGGAACCAAAAACGGAACAAAATTTGATTTCAGCCGAATTGTATTACCAGATACACCTTTACCCATGCCGGAAATAAAAGTTTTGGATGGAAACAAAGGAAGCAACGACACGGTTGTCATATTGAAGATTTGTTCAGGAAATGAGGATATGGATTTTCAGGTAAAGTACTATTGTGACAATGTCATTCATTTAGATTACGATCAGATACTTTATTTTAAATACAACGCTCGGATCGCAGAGAAGGCCGCCGGGAAGCACTTAAAAGAAATTGCAGAGTTCATTATTCAGCAGATTTCTGATAAGGGATCAAAATTGCCGGGTAGGAAGATCCATTTATTTGCCGGAACAATGGCAGCGCTGATGTTTGTTTTAGGGGGACGCAGCAGGTATTTAGGTCCAGTCCAATTGTATGAATATAATTTTAATACACAGGAATATACTCCTTCTCTTTGCACCGATAACATTTTTTGTTGGGAGAGAGAAAGCCATGCTTAA
- the dut gene encoding dUTP diphosphatase — protein METLKVKKLTESAKLPGYAREGDAGLDLFSIDDVEIEPSETVLIKTGIVIELPKNTEAQIRPRSGLALKHQVTVLNTPGTVDEGYRGEVGVILINHSKKVFKVGKGMKIAQMVIKPVLRVAVQEVNEVSETERAEGGFGSTGLK, from the coding sequence ATGGAAACTTTAAAGGTAAAAAAACTAACCGAAAGTGCAAAATTACCGGGATATGCCAGAGAAGGCGACGCAGGTTTGGATTTATTTTCAATAGATGATGTTGAAATAGAGCCAAGCGAAACAGTATTAATTAAAACGGGAATAGTGATAGAATTGCCAAAGAATACTGAAGCACAAATTAGACCACGAAGTGGATTAGCTCTTAAGCACCAGGTTACTGTGCTAAACACTCCTGGAACTGTAGATGAGGGGTATAGAGGAGAAGTAGGTGTAATTCTTATTAATCATAGTAAAAAGGTGTTTAAGGTGGGAAAAGGGATGAAAATAGCTCAAATGGTTATTAAGCCTGTCTTAAGAGTGGCTGTGCAAGAGGTTAATGAGGTAAGCGAAACTGAGAGAGCAGAGGGTGGATTTGGTTCAACAGGCTTAAAGTAA
- a CDS encoding DUF2188 domain-containing protein: protein MAQKVHYVSPSSNDGWKVQKSGASRASAYADTKAEAVRIGKVISQRSGSALVIHGKDGKFKGK, encoded by the coding sequence ATGGCACAAAAAGTACACTATGTGTCACCCAGTTCTAATGATGGCTGGAAAGTTCAAAAAAGCGGTGCTTCGCGCGCAAGCGCGTATGCAGATACAAAAGCCGAAGCAGTAAGAATAGGAAAAGTTATAAGCCAACGTTCAGGCAGCGCACTTGTGATCCATGGAAAAGATGGGAAATTTAAGGGCAAATAA
- a CDS encoding VanZ family protein, with protein sequence MHKIISWAAVILWMALIFNLSAQVAAQSNQLSRGITAASVKTVEKVAPRAEFDIRSFNNILRKNAHFFAYLVLGVLVLNALRRSGAHGCRGFALALGICILYAISDEAHQLFVPYLSPAEVDKSGI encoded by the coding sequence ATGCATAAAATAATTTCCTGGGCAGCTGTGATTCTATGGATGGCACTTATTTTCAATCTGTCGGCCCAGGTAGCGGCGCAGTCGAATCAATTAAGTAGGGGAATAACAGCGGCTAGTGTAAAAACAGTAGAAAAAGTTGCTCCCCGGGCGGAATTTGATATAAGAAGTTTCAACAACATATTAAGGAAGAACGCCCACTTCTTTGCTTATTTGGTGCTCGGGGTGTTGGTGCTAAATGCTCTAAGGAGAAGTGGGGCACATGGTTGTCGGGGCTTTGCTTTAGCGTTGGGAATTTGCATTCTTTATGCCATATCGGATGAAGCCCATCAGTTATTTGTCCCCTATTTGTCCCCGGCAGAGGTGGACAAGTCAGGGATATAA
- a CDS encoding ATP-dependent RecD-like DNA helicase, with protein MLRIDKAILDTNEVICDNISRFDSSERGLLSQNILGHVRNFVEYVAIKAFSNGADINPNDYDLNVASLKSMQARGDLRFLYRFHEMLQKSVSHYTVDKDGSERLMLKYYEHLLRIKMYLKDTYNQEVLGNIQDFPLNTDTELSDYYAMIAGRIEVPSRLSRPVPYSDRYYVQKVKPFFVNQNIYYEVTFTAANAKASKFDRLIAFTKHEITDNYAVKFSIHNDTIHILDKDMTIQVIDSWSVSIRPCEWENLSEIFGARMSISASANEYKELMKFLSTVRMSLNELVASDRSYFEYTKAQITARAQSVKIFKLLDQCRDVVINSKPGANVIRYLLHKMNNRVIKWQLWNEQCGGLSNLYLNYGCMPFDQMPYCTSLRQHNPRIYDLFESIPIDGREHELFARFIKNNTEIEGQLFTSKKDIEGFDDIDGLIRKYNSSLYYKHIDRKLEVYKEHIYIKGYADDSTAIIKKLQDLVSSGVSQYTNSVDSWITRESYEIDDGSKKEALRQMFSNSHVALIYGSAGTGKSTLIKHISNFWADKKKIYLANTHPAVDNMRRKVTAGNSSYSTIARFLSKRNNDTDCDVLFIDECSTVSNADMRKVLEKADFKLLVLVGDTCQIESIYFGNWFSIAQKFVPITSIFDLKHPYRTTNKELLTVWDRVRNVDDAILEPLVKNEFTTKLDESIFEHTEDDEIILCLNYDGLYGINNINRFLQNSNPNDGVLWGISIYKIGDPILFNESNIFSPLIHNNSKGRIVGIRPEDQQIWFDIELDESINEIDAWGFDFELIGESDAGNSIISFSVNKYRSTDEDDNDNDSTVVPFQVAYAVSIHKAQGLEYDSVKIVITNETEERITHNIFYTAITRTKEKLKIYWSPETENAILERLKVKNLNSDAYLLAQLSSLTMA; from the coding sequence ATGTTGAGAATAGATAAAGCAATTTTAGATACCAACGAGGTTATCTGTGATAATATTTCAAGATTTGATAGTTCCGAAAGAGGCCTGCTGAGCCAGAACATACTTGGTCATGTAAGAAATTTTGTTGAGTATGTTGCCATAAAGGCGTTCTCTAATGGGGCGGATATCAATCCAAATGATTATGATCTAAACGTTGCCTCTCTAAAAAGCATGCAAGCGCGTGGCGATTTGCGCTTTCTTTATAGATTCCATGAAATGCTTCAGAAATCTGTCTCCCACTACACGGTAGATAAGGACGGATCTGAGCGATTAATGCTAAAATATTATGAGCACCTCTTAAGGATAAAAATGTATCTCAAGGATACATACAACCAAGAGGTTCTCGGAAATATTCAGGATTTTCCGTTAAATACAGATACTGAGCTCTCAGATTATTATGCTATGATTGCGGGAAGAATTGAAGTTCCAAGCCGCCTAAGTAGGCCCGTTCCATATAGTGATCGATACTATGTACAGAAGGTTAAGCCGTTCTTCGTAAACCAGAATATTTATTACGAGGTTACATTCACTGCTGCAAATGCCAAGGCAAGCAAGTTTGATCGACTAATTGCGTTTACCAAGCATGAAATTACTGACAACTATGCAGTGAAATTCTCCATCCATAACGACACAATTCATATACTCGACAAGGATATGACGATCCAGGTTATTGATAGCTGGTCAGTTTCTATTCGTCCATGCGAATGGGAGAATCTATCAGAGATCTTTGGCGCGCGAATGAGCATTAGTGCATCTGCCAACGAATATAAGGAACTCATGAAATTCCTTAGCACCGTAAGAATGTCATTAAACGAGCTAGTAGCAAGCGATCGGAGCTATTTCGAATACACAAAAGCCCAAATAACTGCACGTGCTCAGTCGGTAAAAATATTTAAACTTCTTGATCAATGTCGGGATGTTGTTATTAATAGCAAGCCTGGCGCTAATGTTATCCGGTATCTGCTCCACAAAATGAATAATAGGGTTATAAAGTGGCAGTTATGGAACGAACAGTGCGGCGGGCTATCCAATCTTTATCTAAACTACGGCTGCATGCCGTTTGATCAAATGCCTTATTGTACTTCTCTACGACAGCATAATCCCCGAATTTACGATCTGTTTGAATCTATACCAATAGATGGACGTGAGCATGAGCTTTTCGCGAGATTTATCAAGAATAATACAGAAATTGAAGGACAGCTTTTTACTTCTAAAAAGGATATTGAGGGCTTTGATGATATTGATGGTCTAATTAGAAAATATAATAGCTCACTCTATTATAAACACATTGACCGAAAGCTTGAAGTCTATAAGGAACATATTTACATAAAGGGGTACGCCGATGATAGCACTGCGATAATTAAGAAACTGCAAGATCTTGTTTCTTCCGGAGTGTCTCAGTATACGAACTCCGTTGATTCTTGGATAACACGGGAGTCTTATGAAATTGATGACGGAAGTAAAAAAGAGGCGCTGCGCCAGATGTTCTCCAATTCACATGTTGCTCTAATATATGGATCAGCCGGTACTGGTAAATCAACATTAATTAAACATATCTCAAATTTCTGGGCGGATAAGAAAAAGATATATCTGGCAAATACACATCCTGCCGTAGATAATATGAGAAGAAAAGTTACTGCTGGAAACAGTAGTTATAGCACGATAGCAAGGTTCCTGTCCAAGAGGAACAACGATACGGACTGTGACGTCCTTTTTATAGATGAGTGCAGCACAGTAAGTAATGCTGATATGCGAAAAGTATTAGAAAAGGCAGATTTTAAGTTGCTTGTTCTAGTCGGCGACACTTGCCAGATTGAATCGATCTACTTTGGAAATTGGTTCAGCATTGCGCAGAAATTCGTGCCAATAACCTCTATTTTTGATTTGAAGCATCCCTATCGGACTACAAATAAAGAGCTTCTTACGGTGTGGGACCGCGTCCGCAATGTTGATGATGCAATTCTGGAGCCACTTGTAAAGAACGAATTTACAACTAAACTTGACGAATCAATATTCGAGCATACCGAGGATGATGAGATTATTCTTTGCCTTAACTATGATGGGCTATATGGTATTAATAATATTAATCGATTTCTTCAGAACAGCAATCCGAATGATGGCGTTCTTTGGGGTATCAGTATTTATAAAATTGGCGATCCGATATTGTTCAATGAGTCAAATATATTTTCGCCACTCATACACAATAACTCCAAGGGGAGGATTGTTGGTATCCGCCCCGAGGACCAGCAGATATGGTTTGATATCGAACTTGATGAGTCAATTAATGAAATCGATGCATGGGGGTTCGATTTTGAGCTTATAGGTGAGTCTGACGCGGGGAATTCTATTATTTCTTTTAGCGTTAACAAGTATCGTAGTACGGATGAGGATGACAACGATAATGATTCGACCGTAGTTCCATTTCAGGTTGCTTACGCCGTTTCAATTCATAAAGCACAAGGCTTGGAATATGACTCGGTGAAAATAGTTATTACGAATGAGACCGAGGAACGTATTACGCATAATATCTTCTATACGGCAATTACGCGCACAAAAGAAAAACTGAAAATATATTGGAGTCCCGAGACCGAAAATGCTATCCTCGAACGTTTGAAAGTGAAAAATTTAAATAGTGATGCTTATTTATTGGCGCAGCTTTCTTCGCTAACAATGGCGTAA